CACGCGGGTGTGTGGATTGAAATTACTGGCTGACGGCAGTGTTCGGCCTGCGGTCGAAGTCACACCCCACGCGGGTGTGTGGATTGAAATAGAGAAAGGAGTGCAGGATTTAGGGTTGGGGGATGTCACACCCCACGCGGGTGTGTGGATTGAAATACTCCGTATTCGGAGCAAAAGAAACCGAAACGAGGTCACACCCCACGCGGGTGTGTGGATTGAAATGCTATCAAAATGCTTCTTAAATCCGAAACGGAGGTCACACCCCACGCGGGTGTGTGGATTGAAATGAGAAGCATGATAGGTTCTAACGAATCCCCTATCGTCACACCCCACGCGGGTGTGTGGATTGAAATTAAAGAGTTTTTGGCGATTGTCGCCAAGAACAATGTCACACCCCACGCGGGTGTGTGGATTGAAATATAGGCAGGTCGATAAGGTGACTAATGCAGTCTGTCACACCCCACGCGGGTGTGTGGATTGAAATCCAAGCAGGATTAACACTGTCCACCCTTTTTTGAGGTCACACCCCACGCGGGTGTGTGGATTGAAATATGCTCTCTTTGGCCACGAAACCGCCAAAGAAGGTCACACCCCACGCGGGTGTGTGGATTGAAATATCCTACACCGTCGGCGAAGGGTTGGTATCGTGGTCACACCCCACGCGGGTGTGTGGATTGAAATCTGGTATCGGCGATCATCGCGGGTGGTGAGTTTGGTCACACCCCACGCGGGTGTGTGGATTGAAATAAGGCGGCGCTCGACTCCCTCTGGGGCCTGTTCAGTCACACCCCACGCGGGTGTGTGGATTGAAATAGAAGACGTTCGACCTCTTGGTGAGGTCGGGGATGTCACACCCCACGCGGGTGTGTGGATTGAAATCGGCCAGAGGAAACGGTCATCCTCTGCGCCTCGTCACACCCCACGCGGGTGTGTGGATTGAAATAGAGGCGGTCGAGCCGTCTGGATAGGTGCAGGTGGTCACACCCCACGCGGGTGTGTGGATTGAAATAGACCAAACAGAGACCGTATGGCCCCATGTTGCCGTCACACCCCACGCGGGTGTGTGGATTGAAATATCGAAAATCGATTGTAGGCAATCCTAGCGTCTGTCACACCCCACGCGGGTGTGTGGATTGAAATTTCGTTAGTCGGGCTGAAGTCATGGCTGATCTTGTCACACCCCACGCGGGTGTGTGGATTGAAATACATGGGGAGGTTAGTCATCGAGGTGACGAAGGGGGTCACACCCCACGCGGGTGTGTGGATTGAAATTGCGCCCGCATGCGCACCGTCGCCGCCGTAGGGGGTCACACCCCACGCGGGTGTGTGGATTGAAATTTCAAGGGTTTCGGCTACCATTGCATGATGGTCGTCACACCCCACGCGGGTGTGTGGATTGAAATTATCCGAAGTCAAATCAGGCAATGCCCCGTGGTTGTCACACCCCACGCGGGTGTGTGGATTGAAATTGAAAAGCACGATAATTAACAACCCTATCGAATTAGTCACACCCCACGCGGGTGTGTGGATTGAAATTCTCTCTGGTTCTCTCGGGTGACTCGATCCTCCGTCACACCCCACGCGGGTGTGTGGATTGAAATTAATATATCCCAAATATTGAATTCGCTATCAAAGTCACACCCCACGCGGGTGTGTGGATTGAAATACACCACCTCATCACGGAAAATGGGGTGTGGTGGTCACACCCCACGCGGGTGTGTGGATTGAAATCGTACCGCCTCGGTTCTGTTTTCTCGGCGTAGTTGTCACACCCCACGCGGGTGTGTGGATTGAAATACCGTATCCAAAACCGGATATACGGGGGTCTCCGTCACACCCCACGCGGGTGTGTGGATTGAAATGGATAGAAGTTCATCTATGATTTTTGCCATGTGTCACACCCCACGCGGGTGTGTGGATTGAAATATTTCCGCATGACTGACGATATGGAGGAATATTATGTCACACCCCACGCGGGTGTGTGGATTGAAATACATCGAACGGTTTCCGGCGCCGGCCAAGCTGGAGTCACACCCCACGCGGGTGTGTGGATTGAAATCAGATGGTCCAGGGTGGCCCACCCCCCCTCTGAGTCACACCCCACGCGGGTGTGTGGATTGAAATGTTTTCAGGTCTATTCAGTGCCTCGCGAACTTTGTCACACCCCACGCGGGTGTGTGGATTGAAATCCATACCGCACCAGGTTTAACGATGACGCCAGGGGTCACACCCCACGCGGGTGTGTGGATTGAAATGCCTGCAATCGGAGATTTTTCACCGCCTCCAGGAGTCACACCCCACGCGGGTGTGTGGATTGAAATCTCCGATTTCTTCCCTGACCTTGTGTATGGGGTCACACCCCACGCGGGTGTGTGGATTGAAATAACGATCTCGGGATGGGGGGCTCTCAGGAGGTGCTGTCACACCCCACGCGGGTGTGTGGATTGAAATTGGCAGAGGTGCCGGTCCCGGTCCTGGGACTCAGTCACACCCCACGCGGGTGTGTGGATTGAAATTCAATGTCTTTGTCCTTATGCTCACAACTGTAGTTGTCACACCCCACGCGGGTGTGTGGATTGAAATATAAGTTCCGCAAGACCATTCTTAGTTGTATATTCGTCACACCCCACGCGGGTGTGTGGATTGAAATCTTAATCACGATAATCCCCGGCGGGAAGTATTCGTCACACCCCACGCGGGTGTGTGGATTGAAATCCCTGGAGGTACTCGAGGCGGAACCGGCGCAGCCGTCACACCCCACGCGGGTGTGTGGATTGAAATCACCAGCACAATTGCGCTCAACGTCAGTGAGTCGGTCACACCCCACGCGGGTGTGTGGATTGAAATACCCTATCGAACGGGGGATTGACCGGAAGCGGAGTCACACCCCACGCGGGTGTGTGGATTGAAATCGGCCACAAACGACATATACATCCTTTCGGGGACGTCACACCCCACGCGGGTGTGTGGATTGAAATGATAACCCGATAGTATGTTTTTACCCATTCGGATGTCACACCCCACGCGGGTGTGTGGATTGAAATAATTACTCCATTATGACGTTAAAATCCTCATCTGTCACACCCCACGCGGGTGTGTGGATTGAAATTGGATCATCTCGATGTTCGATGTGCTGCTCATAAAGTCACACCCCACGCGGGTGTGTGGATTGAAATCGTCTTTGTTCGCAGAGAACCGCCTTGCGCCGTAAGTCACACCCCACGCGGGTGTGTGGATTGAAATCGCTCCTGCCGGTGAGATCGCCCCGCACCTGGGGCAGTCACACCCCACGCGGGTGTGTGGATTGAAATAATGATCGCCGCTGTATCCGCTGATCCCTTGGAGGTCACACCCCACGCGGGTGTGTGGATTGAAATGACATCCAGACCGCGCTTGCGAATGGTGTCGTCGATGTCACACCCCACGCGGGTGTGTGGATTGAAATTTCCCACTGCCGTAGAGAATCGCCACGATCTGTTGTCACACCCCACGCGGGTGTGTGGATTGAAATTCATGTATTGAAAAACTACGCTATATACACATCGTCACACCCCACGCGGGTGTGTGGATTGAAATACAGAACCGCGTGAACCTCTACGCCTCGTCCCGTCACACCCCACGCGGGTGTGTGGATTGAAATATCGATAGCGCTATACGGTGGATAGGTCACATAAGTCGCACCCCACGCGGGTGTGTGGATTGAAATTCCATACCGAGGACCTCAGAGAGAAACCATTCGTCACACCCCACGCGGGATCGATCCCATCTCCAGCATGGGAAGATGTCCTCTCTGGGGGTGCACCGCGGGTTGTTACTCTCTCCATATCATCCCCGCCCCACCTGAAAGTTAGTATAACCCGAAACTGTACGGGCAGATATATAACTGTCATGACACGAGAATCAGGGATGATTATGGTGAGACAATGCCGAAAAAAGTGCACAATGGGCACGAATAAACAACTGCATCAGACGTATGGGACAAGAGATGCATAAAATGCTCTGTAAACGCACAAATCCTCCCTATTTATGATTAAACCGCATTAAAGCTCACTAACTGCATAAAACTACAAATAATATCATAAATAGCGAAAAGGAATGTAATTCATAAGCCCGCTGAGATTCGAACTCAGAACCTCCGCCGTGCTGCGGCGGAGGCGATCCAGCTAGACCATTTGGGGATGCCCCTCAATACACCCTCTTCTCCGGTATAACTCCCCGCACCCCGCCCCGCGGGTTCTCGATATCCCCCTCATACCGGGGGATCAGGTGGACGTGCAGGTGCATCACCGTCTGCCCGGCCGCCGCACCGATATTCACGCCGACATTGTAGCCGTCGGGACCGAACTCGCGGTCGAGGTGGCGTTTCGCCTCCCGGACCAGGGCGAGCAATGCCTCCTCCTCCCCGGCGGTGGCCTCGAAAAAGTCTGCGAAATGCCGGAACGGGATGATCAGCAGGTGGCCCGGGCTCACCGGATAGCGGTCGCAGCGGGCATAGCAGAGGTCGTTTTCAAGCACGACCTCCGGGGGTTCGGGGTTGCAGAATGGACAGGTCATGGCGCCCATGCCTCATTGCCCCTGATCTCGATTAAGGATGTGCATGCGTCGGCCAGGTGATCGGTTGCCGGGTCCTTCCAGTCGCTCCACCGGGCACGTGGGAGATCCGGACCTCCTCTTCAAAGCGGCGGGGGCCGCATACGGGGAGGCACAGGAAAAAGAATGCCAGTTCACACGCCACGTCCCTCCCCGACCACGAACTACTAACGAACTACTAATGTGTGTAAAATTAGTAGTTCGATCCGATCCCGAAAGAAACGAAGGTGAAACGGCGCACTCTTCTGGCCCCCGGGCCATTCCACGACTTCCCCCGGAGCACAAACAACCTGTTCCGGGCATCAGAACCCCTCTCTGCAACGGTGATCGCCCTCTCCAAAAAATCCCGGAAACCGATCCTTATAAAATCCCACTCCTCGCCCGGATCCAGATCTCCTCAAAATATCATCTAACACAAAAATAATGGAGAAAATATATTAATCATGCTGACCCAGTGCGCCCCTGATCCATTCGTGACGGTGTGTCGGGAGACCTGACCGGGAGAGACGGATGGAAATGACGGACCGCACCGTCCCGGCACACGCCCATGAACGAGGTGAAAATATGAATGCAATCAAGGTTATGAGCCTGTTCCTTCTTGCCATCCTGGTAATAACGGGCATTGCCGCCGGGGAGGACACCTACCTCACCGGCATTGAAGGCGGGAACCTCAGCATCTATGATGCGCTGTCCGGCGACAGCAACTTCACGATGCTGGTGACCACCCTCGACCTGACCGGACTGAACGAGACCCTGAGCGCCGAAGGATCCTACACCCTCTTCGCCCCGACCGACGAGGCGATCAACGAAATCCCCGAGGACGTCCTGGACCTGCTCATGAACGACACCGTCATGCTGGAGATGGTGCTCTCCTATCATCTCGTCAACGGCACCTACTATGCCGCCGACCTGGAGCAGATGGACACCCTCGGGACGATGCTGGGCATGGACGTGAACCTCACGGTCACCGACGACGGGATCATGGTGAATGACGCACTCATCATCCAGAGCGACGTCACCTGCACAAACGGTGTCATCCATGTCATCGACACCGTGCTCGAACCGCCCGGCACACCGGACTACACCATCTACGAGACACTCGGCATGGCCGACAACTTCACCACACTGGTGACGGCCCTGGACGCCACCGGCCTGAACGAGACCCTGAACGGCACCGAGATGTACACCCTCTTTGCCCCGACAGACGACGCCTTCGCCGCCCTCCCCGAGGGGGTGCTCGACGGCCTGCTCAATGACACACCGGCGCTCACCGACGTCCTCCTCTACCATGTGGTGGACGGCTACATGGACGAAGAGAGCCTCACCATGATGGGAGAGGTGCAGAGTCTGCAGGGCACAAACCTCACCATCACGGTGACCGAGGAGGGGGTGATGGTCGACAACGCATTGATCATGGTCTCCGACGTCCTCTGCAGGAACGGGGTTTTCCATGTGATCGATGCGGTGCTCGTCCCGCCGGTCGAGGGGGCCGTTGACTTCTCGGCCGAACCAACCGAAGGAATGGCACCGCTCGACGTGCAGTTCACGGTGAACACCACCATCGCCAATATCACAAAATACTACTGGGACTTCGGGAACGGCTATATGTCCACCCGCCAGGACCCGCTCTTCACCTACCATGAGGCCGGCACCTATAACGTGAGCCTCACCGTCACCGATGAGATGGGCCAC
This genomic interval from Methanofollis fontis contains the following:
- a CDS encoding fasciclin domain-containing protein, with the protein product MEMTDRTVPAHAHERGENMNAIKVMSLFLLAILVITGIAAGEDTYLTGIEGGNLSIYDALSGDSNFTMLVTTLDLTGLNETLSAEGSYTLFAPTDEAINEIPEDVLDLLMNDTVMLEMVLSYHLVNGTYYAADLEQMDTLGTMLGMDVNLTVTDDGIMVNDALIIQSDVTCTNGVIHVIDTVLEPPGTPDYTIYETLGMADNFTTLVTALDATGLNETLNGTEMYTLFAPTDDAFAALPEGVLDGLLNDTPALTDVLLYHVVDGYMDEESLTMMGEVQSLQGTNLTITVTEEGVMVDNALIMVSDVLCRNGVFHVIDAVLVPPVEGAVDFSAEPTEGMAPLDVQFTVNTTIANITKYYWDFGNGYMSTRQDPLFTYHEAGTYNVSLTVTDEMGHTYTEMKMDYIMVEEESGGMSIAETVGGDENFTTLAAALEMTGLDMTLNGSDDYTLFAPTNDAFAALPEGVLDGLLNDTEALTDVLLYHAAADTYMAEDLMGMESLMMLNGMETTITWDEMNESLMIDDATVISADIECTNGVVHVIDMVLQPAAEETA
- a CDS encoding HIT family protein; this encodes MTCPFCNPEPPEVVLENDLCYARCDRYPVSPGHLLIIPFRHFADFFEATAGEEEALLALVREAKRHLDREFGPDGYNVGVNIGAAAGQTVMHLHVHLIPRYEGDIENPRGGVRGVIPEKRVY